GATGAATTCCTCGGCAAACTCGATGAATTCGTCCAATCTTGCGACCGGAATAATGAATCGTCCGAGCATCCAGCCGTAGTTGCTGTTACGGTACGTGGCATAATTCAGAACGGCTTCCTGCATCGACACCTGCGAGGGCGGAAACAATCCCGCGTAGTCGATTATCTCTGAAAGCAGTATCCGGACTGATTCGAGCGGCTTGTTTAACTCGGTCTTGGCGTTCATTATCTGTTGATTCTGCGATCGTTTGCTACAAAATGATAATGTTTATCGGGTCGATTTACAAATTTGGTGTCGCCCGCCGAGATCGGCTTGTCATCGGCCCCGACATCGGTTATCTTTTCTAAATTCACCAGGCGAATATTTAATAAATGCGTGTTTTAGGCATCGATCCCGGAAGCGAAACGCTCGGTTGGGGCGTTGTGGAGGGAACGGGGTCAAGATACTCGGCGGTCGGCCACGGCACCGTCCGTTCGAACAGGCGCGATGCGTTCGCTAAGCGTCTATCTAACATATTTGCCGGTGTCGATGAGGTGATCGGACGCTACAAACCCGACGTTCTTTCGATCGAGGACGCGTTCTATGCGGTAAATGTGAATGTCGCGATGAAGCTTGGTCAGGTCAGAGGTGTGGTACTCCTCCTTGGCGAACAGCGTGGGCTGACGATCGCCGAATATGCACCGCGATTGATAAAGCAGACGGTTGTCGGCTATGGAAATGCTGAAAAACACCAGGTCGGCGAGATGGTAAAGGTGCTGCTGGGCCTGCGATCGGTTCCGGAGCCGCACGATGCCGCCGATGCCCTCGCTATAGCGATCTGTCATTTCCATCACAGCGGAGCATCCGAAAGAATAAAGAAAGCACTTGGCTAGATCGATATGAAAGTATCTTTCCTGCTTATTATCCTGCTGCTGGCTTCCACCGCAGCCGAGGCCCAGCGTCGCGGTGCGTCCGCCGCCCGCCCGCAGCGAACAACCGCCGTTCGTGCTCCCGAGATCGGAAAAAATGCGGTCGTGATCGATGAGACCCTTTCGGTTCTTCGCGATAAGCCGAGCCTCTTTGGCAATGCTATCCAGCGAATGCGTCGCGGACGCACGGTGAAGATCATGTCTGTCGCTGAGGCCGACGGAGTCAGGTTCTACAGGGTTTCGGCTCCACCGACGAATTCAGGTTGGGTGCAGGCAGATGCCGTATTCGGATCGTTTCGCCCGGACGATGAAGAACGCCTCGCGCGGCTTGTGCAGGCGTCGCGCGGATTCGAACAGGTCGAGGCCGCAACCCATTTCTTTCAGATGTATCCGGCATCGAGGTTCCGTCCCGCGATCCTGCTGTTATTCGGCGATATACTCGAGGACACGGCAGGAAGATTGACCCGCGAGGCGACAACGCGTCTGGACCGCCGCGAGATGGCTGCCTCCGCGGCACCGCTTCACAGCTATTATCTTAATTACGTCGGACTCGATCGCTACCGGCGTCTTGGCATCACATTCGTCTTTAATTCATCGACGGTGCTCTTCCATTACGATGGTCATTCATGGAAAGAGATCGTGTCCAAATTTGCCGGATCGCCCGAAGCCGAAGAGGCCAAAAAGCGTCTCGAATCTCTGCGTGAAAAGCTGGATCGGAAAGCGAAGTAGCAGGGACCGCTATATCGCGCACGCGATACGGGCCGCGATGCGTGCATTGTTCTCAAGCAGGGCAATGTTAGCCAGAAGGGTCTGGCCATTGCTCCGGGCGGACATTTCGGAAAGCAGAAACGGCGTTACGTCCTTGCCCTTGATCCCGAGTTCGTCTGCGGCCGCCATCGATTCGGCCAAGATGCGTTCGACGTCGGCTGACCCGACCGCAAACTCGTCCGGAACCGGGACCGTAACGATCACAGCACCTTTGAGCCCGAGGCCGTCACGGGCAGCTGCTATTCTGGCAGCGTCCTTCGCAGTCTCGATCCGGTCATCGACCGGCAGGCCGCTTGAAACGGTATAGAACGCGGGCATCATATCGCAATTCCAACCCAATATCGTCACGCCGTAGGTCTCAAGCCATTCGCGCGTCGCCGGCAGATCGAGTACGACCTTTGCACCCGAGCAGACGACTATGATAGGTGTCTGAGCTAGTTCGGGCAGATCTGCCGATACATCCGTCGCATCGCCCCGATGAACACCGCCGATACCGCCGGTGGCAAATACGCTGATCCCGGCTTCGCGGGCAATGAACGCCGTGGTCGATACGGTGGTCGCACAGTTGAGCTGTCGAGCAACGGCTATCGGCAGATCGCGTCGCGAGATCTTTCTGATCTCTTTTTCTGTAACCAATTTAGCGATCTGATCTTCATTCAGGCCGACACATATCTCGCCGTCGAAAATAGCGATCGTTGCCGGGACCGCGCCATTGTCACGGACGATCCTTTCGAGCTTATATGCGGTCTCGATATTCTGCGGGTACGGCAGGCCATGTGCGATCACGGTCGATTCGAGCGCGACAAGCGGGCGTCCGAAATGGATCGCACCCGACACTTCTTCGCTATAGTTGAATTTCATCACAACAAGTGTGCCAGGTTTGCATCAGATCGATCCCGATCCCTAACTTTTGATGTCCGGGGGCAATGCACGAACTTCATCGGACATTAGGTCGGCCGTCATTTAACGAATTTGCCTATTCGGCTTAGACGCGGATGTGTGATGCAGCCGATCATACTTCCGTTAGACGCTCCGCGGTCACATGACCAATAAACGAACATCGCACGGCCAATGACGAGTTCACGAGGTACAAACCCCCAGCCTCGCCCATCGTCGCTGCGATCGCGGCTATCCCCCATCACGAAAAAGCTATTCGGCGGCACGACCATCGGTTTGCCCTGGACGCCGAAATTGTATCCGCTGCGCGTTATCGATCGCCCCTCCATTACCGGACGCATCGTGTCCTCTGAATAGAATACTGTCCATTTCGCATCGGGATTCGCCGGCTCGAATTCGCGCGTCTCAAGTGCGGAGATGTCGTCGTTTGCATCACCGATCACTCGCGTTTCGGGAAGCAGATTTCCATTGACGAAAACCTGGTTGTTCCTGAACTCGACCGTTTCGCCCGGAAGCCCGATGACGCGCTTTACGTAATTGATCTGATATTTAACGAGCCCGCGTTCGCGGTCAGACCTCGGATTAACGCTGTTGCCGGGATATTTGAAAACGATGATGTCGCCGCGTTCGATCTCTCGCATCGGAAGGAACGGAAGCGGATTTCCCCCGGGATTGAATATGAACTTGTTTACAAGCAGATAATCGCCTACAAGGATAGTGTTCTGCATCGAACCGGTCGGTACGGTAACCGCCTGCAATATGAACGTCATGCCGAAGATCGCCATGACCAACGTTACGGCAAACGATTCGAGGTACTCGCGGAAGATCGATTTTGGCGGGCCGGTCGGTTTCTTTTCCGGTGCGTCCTTTACGGCTGTTTCAGTTGGATCATCTGTCATAGTCAAATTTCTTAAAACTTAAGCTCACGCCAAGCCGCCTTTTTCTTCGATCTTGGCAAGGGCCGCACTCGCGGCCATCATCTCGGCAAGTTTTCTTGACCGCCCGGTTCCCTCGGTTCGGCCGCCTTCCCAAATCGCCTCAACGAAAAACGTCCTTTCGTGCGGCGGCCCCTCGCTCCGCAATAGTGAATACGTTGGTGCCGCGAGTTTCGCTGCCTGAAGCGTTTCCTGAAGCAATGTTTTGTAATCGAGCGAAGCCTTGGGCGTTGACTTCCGGAACGCGTCGGCGAAGATCCTGACAACAAACGCCCGGGCAGTGACGTATCCGGCGTCGAAGAAAACGGCGGCGATGACTGCTTCGAGCGTATTTGCCAGCAGTGCTCGTTTGGCACGTCCGCCGGTGCGTTCTTCGCCTTTACCAAAGCGAATGAAATCGCCAAGCTTCATTCGGTCGGCCGTGTCGGCCAGCGAGGACGTACTGACCAGCCGATGCTTCATCAGCGTCAGGTCACCTTCACCGAGCTTTGGATGCCGCAAAAACAACTCCTCTGCGATCGCCAGGCCCAGTACCGAATCGCCTACGAACTCGAACGTCTCATTATCGAGTTCGCGAAGGTCGGCCTCGGTCGCCCCATCCATATTCTCGTGTGCCCACGAACGATGCGTGACCGCTCGTTCAAGCAGTTCGGGCTTTGAGAAACGGTGGCCGATCAGATTTTCGAGTTTCGCCAGCTTCATTCGGCACAATACACAAGTTTATGCAGAATGCCTGAAAAAAGAAAGCCGGACGCTCAGTATAGAGCGCCCGGACGTTTATCGGTCTTGCTGTCGGTTCGAACAGCTGATCAAATCAACTAGGGCCGCGAAACAGCCGACGCACCGGTTGTGGAGGTTGTTGTGGTCGTGGTCGTCGGTTCAGGGTCCTTGATCGGCTCGACCTCAGTGGTCGGGTTGGGCATAGGCTTCGCGACCGCCGATGACAGCCAAGTGTTCACGCCGTCTTTCTTCTGAAAACGAAGTTCGTAAAGGCCGCTGATCGTAGCGTACAAAGCGTCTTTGTACTTTTTCTGATCGGGTGTCGTCGATTGCGAAAGCGAATGTGCACGGCCGTATGCATCCATCGCACGTTCGGCATATCCGTTGAACAAGGCTTCTTTGCCTTTGATAAGGCCATCGATGCGAAGCTTCTCTTCGTCGGTCGTTGCGGCCTCAAGGTCCTTGATCATCTTCCGAATATCTTCGGTGATCTTCAGGGCTTCGTCCCGATAATATTCGCCGATCGTCGCATAAAGCGCCGGCTGCGACTTGAACGATCCGGGCAGCTGAGAAGTTTCGTAGAAGCTTGCGAGCCCGCCCTTCTTATCACCCTTGTCCCAGTATTTGATGAAACCGATCGTGTAGGTCAATTCGCTGATCGCATCCTGTCGCGAGCGTTCGAACTGGAAGATGCCAAATACATCGTTCTTGTCTTTATCCTGCTTGGTCGCCTTTCCACCTGCTTTGAGTTCGGCGATAGCGATGTTTGCGTATTTTAGAGATTGATCGTTGTTCTTGAAATTCTTGCTGTAAGAGGCCGGAAGCCCGATCAAGCCAAGCGTCACAGCCTGGTCGATACTGTTAAAACCTGTGAGCTTATCGGTCTGCCCTACCGGATATTTTGCGATTATCTCGCCGCCGGCGGCAAAGGCATCATCGTAATTCTGACTCTTGACACTGTTATCAAAACGGGCAAAACGCTCCTTGAGCCATGCTGCCGCTTCGAGGAACTTGACGCGCTCTTCCCACTTCGGCACCTGAACTTTCAGCCAGTCGCTAAAATCCTTGAAAACCTCGCACGAGCCATATTTTTCAAGATACTGCTTGCCCGATTCGACAGCGACCTTGAGAGTCGCATCTTTTGGATAGCTTTCGCGAATCTTGGCGTCAAGAGCCGCATTGCCATCGTAGTCCTCGCAATTCTGTGCGTAGCCGACGGTCGAACCGATCGCTACGAACGCTGCCAGGAGCGCTGCCATTCCAGCAAATCTGATAAACGATTTCATTAAAATACTTCCTCCAACCTGTAATCGAACCGAGATATCTTTTCAGCGACGCCCAGTGCGTTCTCGCACTTGGTTTCGCGTGCTTTTCGGATGTAGAGCAAATTCAAAAAGTTGCAAATAATAAATGACGAGGGCGGGTCAACGAGCGCCGCAAACGACTCGATCCGCTCAAATTCGGAAAGCTAAATAATCACGCAATAAACGCACCTGTGTCAAGCGAAAACGCAACATTCGCGAGGCCGAAATGCGTGCTCTCAATGACGGTTGCCCGGCGTGCTCACGTTAATGTTGAGTTTGGAAGCTTTAACCTGATCGCTATTTGTTCTTTACGACCCTGGGCCTCGATCTGTCACCTTTGTTCACAGTATCGGATTTGCCCTTGTCCTTGCTGTATTGAATGACCACCGGAGGAAAAACTGGCTTTGACTGAGATGTCCTGGTAACGATCTTTTTCTGGGCCGGCTCTTGCACCGCGGGTGTTCGAGGAGCTGAATTGGCAATACTGTTCCTGCTTTCCGAGCTTTCGACCAGAACAACATCGTCTTCGTCTTCGTCGTCAACCGCAGCAACGTCCGTACCGACGGGCTGTTTTGAACGGATCTGTTTCAAAGCAAGGCTTTTTTCAGCATCGCGTTTTATATTGCCGCTAAGCGCCCGGTAGATCTGCCCTGCGATCGCCGCGGCGTTTCGGCCCCGTTCGCCTTCACCGCGGGTTATCACCACAACGGCGTATTTCGGATCTTCGACCGGAGCGACCGAGGCGAATAGTCCGACCCACGAACCTCGTCCGATGCACGAACCCGTTTTGCCTGCCACCCCCATCGATGCGTCTACGCCGCGGCGGGCCGTTCCGTACTCGGCCGCCCCTATCATG
The DNA window shown above is from Chloracidobacterium sp. and carries:
- the ruvC gene encoding crossover junction endodeoxyribonuclease RuvC, coding for MRVLGIDPGSETLGWGVVEGTGSRYSAVGHGTVRSNRRDAFAKRLSNIFAGVDEVIGRYKPDVLSIEDAFYAVNVNVAMKLGQVRGVVLLLGEQRGLTIAEYAPRLIKQTVVGYGNAEKHQVGEMVKVLLGLRSVPEPHDAADALAIAICHFHHSGASERIKKALG
- a CDS encoding pseudouridine-5'-phosphate glycosidase, with protein sequence MMKFNYSEEVSGAIHFGRPLVALESTVIAHGLPYPQNIETAYKLERIVRDNGAVPATIAIFDGEICVGLNEDQIAKLVTEKEIRKISRRDLPIAVARQLNCATTVSTTAFIAREAGISVFATGGIGGVHRGDATDVSADLPELAQTPIIVVCSGAKVVLDLPATREWLETYGVTILGWNCDMMPAFYTVSSGLPVDDRIETAKDAARIAAARDGLGLKGAVIVTVPVPDEFAVGSADVERILAESMAAADELGIKGKDVTPFLLSEMSARSNGQTLLANIALLENNARIAARIACAI
- the lepB gene encoding signal peptidase I, translating into MTDDPTETAVKDAPEKKPTGPPKSIFREYLESFAVTLVMAIFGMTFILQAVTVPTGSMQNTILVGDYLLVNKFIFNPGGNPLPFLPMREIERGDIIVFKYPGNSVNPRSDRERGLVKYQINYVKRVIGLPGETVEFRNNQVFVNGNLLPETRVIGDANDDISALETREFEPANPDAKWTVFYSEDTMRPVMEGRSITRSGYNFGVQGKPMVVPPNSFFVMGDSRDRSDDGRGWGFVPRELVIGRAMFVYWSCDRGASNGSMIGCITHPRLSRIGKFVK
- the rnc gene encoding ribonuclease III gives rise to the protein MKLAKLENLIGHRFSKPELLERAVTHRSWAHENMDGATEADLRELDNETFEFVGDSVLGLAIAEELFLRHPKLGEGDLTLMKHRLVSTSSLADTADRMKLGDFIRFGKGEERTGGRAKRALLANTLEAVIAAVFFDAGYVTARAFVVRIFADAFRKSTPKASLDYKTLLQETLQAAKLAAPTYSLLRSEGPPHERTFFVEAIWEGGRTEGTGRSRKLAEMMAASAALAKIEEKGGLA